The nucleotide window CCTTTGGATGTCTTCCCATCCAGTAGGTGATCAGAGGTGGATaaaaacaacaagacaaaaacattaacacCTTTGCATTGTTGTTTTAAACACGAACTCTTCGTGTTTAACATGTAAATGATGCACAACGTTTCATGCTCTTTATCCACATCGACTCCATTAGAGCATCACCAATAAATCAATGCACTATCAGCAGTCGCTCATCATTCGTTATTAAATATAAACGAGGGCTTAAGTTGATATTTATTTAGTCAATCAAGGAATTGACGTTCACACGGAAAGCTAAACATTTCGTCGGCCACACAGATCAGCCCAAGTCCAGAGAATATTGGTGAGAACTCTCGAAAGCTGATGAGAGAGATTGTGTATCGTTACTATATTAAGTTTTATCCTGATGGTACACTGGAGCAGAACGCATTTTGCGATGTGTCGAACGGAAACCGAAGGACCGAAGAAATGCGATGTAATATTCAATTAAACGAGTGGGGAAAAAATGCTAACTCGTTAGCCACCGCGCTTGTGTAAAGCAAGCAGAGGCAGATGCCCGTAACATCTCCGCAGAAGCGGCGGAGGCTGCACGCGCATTCCCTGCTCCTCCTAAAGGCCTTAGCGACGCCGTGCCACTCCAACCTACCTGTGGGTCAATACTGCTGGTAGACATAATTCATCAAGAGGGCCTCTTTAGATTCAGCAAGAGTCTTGCAAAGAAAAAagaagcagcagcgagagtgCTCGGCGTAACCCGAAGCCTGTGGGTTCCTCTCGGCTCCGTGCAGGCTGAACTGCGCTTTTTTTCACCAAGTTCCACGACTTGACTCCGGCGATCCGGTCCTCTCGAGTGCACTAGAAGTCCAGCCTGAGGATGTTTCCGAGAGTATCAGAGGGTCCGCGGTTTTGGGGTTTAATCCAATGCTGTCACACGCCGAGTGTAAATTTATTTCaaagtgtatattatattttttcctccTCCTAGCCCGCAGTTATTGTGCACCTCTGTTCACTTCCGCCCAATGGCCGCTCCATCCGGGATCTGCGCGGAGGGACTGACGCTACATGGACCGAGTGGCCACGCGGAGGTGACCAACCtgagaaaattgaaaaaaaaaaaaaaaacttgaatctgCAATTTTAGCACAGTTCTTTTGAGTGGAAGACCAGaaaattggggaaaaaaaagttatcaCTGCTTAAATTTCTTGTTTATCTTAGTAAATAAACAATTTCATATTTGTTCTTCCTTCTAATAATTGCCTAAATAATTTTAACGTAGTATATTCAGTTTCTAAATGAGAGGGCTGTATATTTTGCCATTGCAATTTTACTTATAATTAAATTTGTCTTtatgaacaattattttaaaaagtaatacaaacagaaaatatAGATTATGCTTTTATGTAATGAAAACTAGCTGATAGTTTATTAGCCTATATTGAATGGGTATTGTGTTTAATTTAGACAAAAAGAAGTGACTATCACAAAACATCCCGTAGGCTAtatagataataaaatattaaacattatacttatttattaattaatactataatagATTTTCAGCTGGTCCTTTCCTTtggtttcatttcatttattcataaataggCTATGTGCAAAGTTCCCTAAGAACTActgacaaatatatacatttcacaCCAGAGCTTGATTACTTATATGCTTCAAGCTGTATTAAGCCATTTACCTGGGAAGATGAaaaattacttctttttttttaaagcttgtagTCCTAATTTAGTTTCATTATAAGCCATGCCAGCAcgtacttttatcatttatattttcacttttaaagaATGTCCTTAACAACCACTGAGAACTCTTGTGTCAGCCGTTATCATGCTGATAAAGGGCATTCAGGGTAGCTAATTGATATTTAGATCTTAGTCAGAGATTTGTGGGATGGGGTCTCTCTGTTTAATAAGTTTGCAGCAGGAAACTAGGGACTGGAACCCTGCAGGGAGCAGCTCTGTTTCAACATAACACCCATTTCACAGATAATGTAATATAACACAGAGCTTCCCTGATGAGATGCCTTTGCTGAATTTCTTAAATTTTAAATAGCATATGTGTTCAGTTTGAAATTGATTCAAAATGAGAGGAAACATGTTGGATTTGGATTCTGATGGCTTATGTTGTCCACAGGATAATGAAATATTGTATCACACATAGCACATTGTGATGCCATACATAATAATCTGGGTGTGACTACATATCAAGATCATTAGCATAGGCTACCTTTTATAGTTACAATTTGGTAGCCTATAGGCTACAACGAACCGTTCGTTGCATTAACAGATTCAACGCGCGTTTTTCTAATTTaaaccactaggtgtcagtgtaATGTGAATCAATTGGGGAAATTCCTCACAAACCTCATTGACACAGAAATAAAGTGTATTTTTCCTACAAACTATttgtgtttcccgaatcaaatatttaaatgcaaatagtaTTTTGCATAAGATATGCACTACAGGtataatttcacaaaataaaagacGACATGACTCGCTACAGTCAGAATTTATAATTaagtaaatgcttttttatttaaatttaccaaATTAGGTTTGATGTTTCATATGTgttaaaacatttctgttttctaaCTGGGAAAATTTGAACAGTAAAATTAGAATGGTAAGTAAAACTGTTTTGCAGAAGAATCATATCTcctgaaaagaaaataaatatgtattcatAAAAGCAGGTTCATTGCTGTGTCCTTTGGCTTTGGATGAATAGATGCCTTGTGAATTGCTTCTTGTTCATCTGTTGAGTTCAATGTGTCAttaggcaaaaaaaataataataaaacacacatacacatacctttgaattttcatgttcatattcacatcactcttatttatttattttttttacattttgtgtactGTTATGTTTAAACATATCTGTTCCATCCAATCTGGTCCATTCTGAGAATGGTTAATGTCCCTATCTTCCATCTATTTCCATTTTCAATGTTTCTTTTCTCTCTGAGAAAAAGATGTTGATGAGATCTGGACACTGTCACTTATACAAATCTGAAAAGTAACAAAAGACAGATACAAAATTAGACATGAAGTAACAATATCAGTTGTTTATGAAGATAAATAAGAGCcagcaaaacagacaaaaattacTTGGTGCACTTTTAAAGGTGaaagataaaaattattttacaaacatgtgtCTTCCTCTTCACTGAAGATGTTGACAACATAGCAGGCAAATACAAATCCCAGGGcctacatacaaacaaacaaagcaacagATTCAGTACATGTTCTGTCACGTACAAGTACATTTTTATGAGTGATTCTGAATTTGTGTATTAGTGTATGTGAATGTATCACAGAAAACTTTAAGCAGATGTGTAAAATGTTCATATTAAAAATTtaagaacattatttttcaacattaatacaATTGCCTACTTATTTGTAGGTAACAAAAAACTATGCCTGACAGCAGCATATGGAAGACatgttcaggaaacctgtttgaaatcaATCATTATTTCTGCACACTTCAGTGTTAACAGATAAGTTTTAGGGTCTTACAGAAATGAACAGTTGCAGGAAGCTGTGCATAACTTCGATGTACTGATACTCTAATACACAGCCCAGCTCAGAGACCCGAGCAGGACTTTCCagatgctgccatctagtggttgggAGGTTTCTGCTCTCACAGCCTGGACCGTTGTCCTTCCACCATGAGCGATGAGACGAAAGTCCCAGTGACAGATAATCACTGTCCTAAAAGAGCACAGCACAAAAATGCCTAAATATTCTTAATTtcaataacattatttaatttaatgccgTAGTACTGAGGAAACATAGTGTATGTTTAAAATGGTGTTTAATCCTGTTCATATGTGGTTTGTAAGCCTATACCCACAGTGATGATATAATTTCATACCAAAGGCATGAATGTATGTGAACTTGGTTTAGCACTAGACTGACCCATATTAAAAGAGCAATGTGGCACTTTACCTTTGAAAGCCCTCCAAGATCCAGATAAAGGCAACAGATGAAGACATTCCAAGTCACCCAAAATACAATCCAGACTATATACTAAGAGAAAAGGAAAGAACATAATTATAATGGTCAtcagagacttaaaaaaaatatgttggaaCCACATCTACTTAACTATGTAAGACAAAACTCCATATCTGGGTAAACAACCAAATTACTGCATTaggcacgcacacgcacacacacacacacacacacacacacacacacacacacacacacacacacacacacacatatatatatttgctcaCCAGGGTTTCATTTATTTGGTGAATGATatattaaacagtaatattgtgaatattactacactttgaaataactgttttctatctgaatatatataatttttttatttattccttaagaaacataataataataaaattatcaaCTTTGAAAACTTTGTAccgctcaatatttttgtggaaactgaaataaatttttgTAACACTACtgtcatttttttcagtttagcgcatttttgctaaaaaaaaaaaaaacatttatactttttaacattattttttttataaagaaatccatacatttaatcataataatcaataaaaaatgtctcatttaatttaatacatttattttaataaaaacttttttattttaatacattcatccatctatatatttttgtcttttctttttatctttttatatttaataccagtattttataaattaagtataaataatgtatttttattgtaatgtatttttagttaaaattttgatttaaaaaaacaaattttattaaatgttatattatttaacataccTATCAAagtttaacagttattaaaaaaatgtagtgaCGTAAATACAGTACACACCAAAACGACATAGCGGGGCTTATACTGGACTGTCCCAAACAAGCCCAATATCACCACAATGACGTGCAGGAAGTTGATAAGGATGGGCGCCCACTGGTAACCTAGAAAGTCAAACACCTGTCTCTCCACAGCAGTGATCTAAAGAAATAAAAGACAGagaatataatatgatatagatCTCTACACattgttaaaacaataaaaccaccAGCTTCTTCGCATATACACAACCAAAAAACACCCTCATGCTGCCCCAAACACAATAACGATGGAGAGACCCCATCTCTCTTTCCCAGAGACACACAATCAAAACCCCCACCTCTGTCTTTCCACATGCTGGCTTTTTACTCAGGGGTTGCCAGGGTAACAGAGCCAAAACTTGTGACAGAGAAATAGAGAGTGAGAGGTGCAGAAAGAGAAAAGGAGGGCAGGAGGGAGAAAGGGTGAGTGATAGGAGATGAGGGCTCTCCTTGGAGGTCAGAGGCTCAGTGAGGGGAGATGTATGACTCAGATGGGAGGTGCTGGGTGTGGGGGGGATGCTGCTCCTCTCATAAAGCTTCACTGCAGCAGTCATAAACCCTCTCTCTCCCACTAAGCACCCATCCCCCATACAACCTCTCTCTGTATGCCATAATGCTGCTGTGTACCAGCTGTTCCCAGAGGTTCCACCTCAGATCAAGCACTCCTAGCATGCCTTCACCACAGTCCCCATCCGCTGTGTTCCAACATGAAGTGAGCTGACTTTAACGAgccaaacataaaaacataaaacagtgagaTGGTTCACAGATACCTGTCAAGGAGATCCACTGCGTATCACagtttcatgttttatttctctCATACAAATATCTAATCCATAGAAGTGAATAGTCTCcaactcatttgaaatacttaaaggaaaaacaaaaccaCAATTATAGACCGCAACAGTGGCTGAACCTGTTGATATAGTTGAGATGAAGGATGAAGGTTCAGCCAGGACTTATAGGTGCCAAAATGTTACACAAAATCAGACATGGTATGGCAGACATGCAGCAGACATCTCCTCTTCTATTCATTGGCAGAAAAAGATGTGAAATACCGAATTGAATTAGCTAAACTGATTAAACCATACAGCTATATTTCCTTTCTGAGCCACCCTGCGAACAAATATACACAACTGTAAATACTAATATCTGCATGCTTCTGTTCTCCGCTGTCCCACTGAATCTTCATCATTTATTTAGTAggtgacagtattttttttaaaggtcaatGCGGAGTTAATCTACTGAAATTAAAGTCCAAATGTCATGTCATGCcagataaataatatatttttacattcacaCAGTCGATAGGAAAGAAAGGAAAGGTTAAGAAAGAAAAGCTAAGGTTAGACCAAAGTTAAAAGCCATAAATGTTAAGCAGAAAAACAAGAGGGATGTAGGTCACTGTCTCTCAACACAAGTGCAACTACTTAACTGGGATGACAAGATGAAGATGAATCCAATATATCactttgtgagaggaaaaaaggaTCTCACACAAGTGCTATCAGTGAGCTAAACATgcattaaacacattaaactgcacacacacaaacattgctATCGTTTTATGGTCTATCTCTTATGTCTGcagtttaaataaatagattatattCTATGCTGAATAAATGTAGCCTGTAGCAATCAAATGTAGCAGTAGCATGGATGGGTTatggatatttaaaaatatatattt belongs to Carassius auratus strain Wakin unplaced genomic scaffold, ASM336829v1 scaf_tig00027233, whole genome shotgun sequence and includes:
- the LOC113079159 gene encoding sodium/potassium-transporting ATPase subunit beta-1-interacting protein 3-like isoform X1 — its product is MGCCSGRSVLMFFCALQLITAVERQVFDFLGYQWAPILINFLHVIVVILGLFGTVQYKPRYVVLYIVWIVFWVTWNVFICCLYLDLGGLSKDSDYLSLGLSSHRSWWKDNGPGCESRNLPTTRWQHLESPARVSELGCVLEYQYIEVMHSFLQLFISALGFVFACYVVNIFSEEEDTYLYK
- the LOC113079159 gene encoding sodium/potassium-transporting ATPase subunit beta-1-interacting protein 3-like isoform X2; amino-acid sequence: MGCCSGRSVLMFFCALQLITAVERQVFDFLGYQWAPILINFLHVIVVILGLFGTVQYKPRYVVLYIVWIVFWVTWNVFICCLYLDLGGLSKDSDYLSLGLSSHRSWWKDNGPGCESRNLPTTRWQHLESPARVSELGCVLEYQYIEVMHSFLQLFISALGFVFACYVVNIFSEEEDTCLFV